One window from the genome of Dioscorea cayenensis subsp. rotundata cultivar TDr96_F1 chromosome 3, TDr96_F1_v2_PseudoChromosome.rev07_lg8_w22 25.fasta, whole genome shotgun sequence encodes:
- the LOC120251797 gene encoding uncharacterized protein LOC120251797, whose product MARSATSLLLRRFLRHSIPSPSPLLSHHRPLFFSSHGASESSSLVWSQAVSQALEMIQSLASQRLESAKAKPNLSAKENISNVLDSKIDCAERERVDRPDLELSNDFPFEIVANPDQSITLK is encoded by the exons ATGGCTCGCTCCGCGACTTCTCTCCTTCTTCGCCGATTCCTTCGCCATTCCatcccttctccttctcctcttctcaGCCATCACCgtcctctcttcttctcctctcatGGCGCGTCTGAATCCTCCTCTCTTGTTTGGAGCCAAGCGGTGTCTCAAGCTCTAGAGATGATACAGTCTTTGGCATCCCAGAGATTGGAATCTGCAAAGGCGAAGCCAAATCTAAGCGCCAAGGAGAATATTAGCAATGTTCTTGACTCGAAGATTGATTGCGCCGAGAGGGAACGTGTTGATCGCCCG GATTTAGAACTGTCAAATGACTTTCCTTTTGAGATTGTGGCTAATCCTGACCAATCAATCACCCTCAAATGA
- the LOC120251789 gene encoding uncharacterized protein At2g39795, mitochondrial-like, with protein MARSATSLLLRRFLRHPIPSPSPLLSHRRPLFYSSLSAPQSSSLVWSRAVSQALEKPQSLTSLRFASANAKPKLSADDNISKVLYSEIDCAERECVDGEDLDLPKGFPFEIVDNPGDQSITLKREFAGEKIQVNVFMELDDMGDMNEDDEDDGNDDDDHEDGNSPMPKISLIALIDKGEGPSLEFCCDLAADGLHIENMLLKRDDSSSEEGNAYEGPEFSDLDENLQKAFYKYLEERGISPSLREFLHEYMTQKEDREYLNWLKNMKSFIEK; from the exons ATGGCTCGCTCCGCGACCTCTCTCCTTCTTCGCCGATTCCTTCGCCATCCTATCCCTTCTCCTTCGCCTCTTCTCAGCCATCGCCGCCCTCTCTTCTACTCCTCTCTTTCTGCGCCTCAATCCTCCTCTCTTGTTTGGAGCCGAGCGGTTTCGCAAGCTTTAGAGAAACCACAGTCCCTGACATCCTTGAGATTCGCCTCTGCAAATGCGAAGCCAAAGCTGAGCGCGGATGATAACATTAGCAAGGTTCTTTACTCGGAGATTGATTGCGCCGAGAGGGAATGTGTTGATGGCGAG GATTTGGATCTGCCAAAGGGCTTTCCTTTTGAGATCGTGGATAATCCTGGTGATCAATCAATCACCCTGAAACGAGAATTTGCTGGTGAGAAAATTCAAGTTAATGTCTTTATGGAACTAGATGATATGGGTGATATgaatgaggatgatgaggatgatggtaATGACGATGATGATCATGAGGATGGTAATTCTCCCATGCCAAAAATTTCTTTGATCGCTCTGATTGACAAGGGGGAGGGACCATCCTTAGAATTTTGCTGTGACTTGGCTGCTGATGGACTTCATATTGAGAACATGCTATTGAAGAGAGACGACAGTTCATCTGAGGAGGGAAATGCTTATGAAGGACCCGAGTTTTC AGATTTGGATGAGAACTTACAGAAGGCTTTCTACAAGTACTTGGAAGAGAGAGGAATTAGTCCTTCCCTGCGTGAATTCTTGCATGAATACATGACTCAAAAGGAGGACAGAGAGTATTTGAATTGGTTAAAGAATATGAAGAGCTTCATTGAGAAATGA
- the LOC120251781 gene encoding pyrophosphate--fructose 6-phosphate 1-phosphotransferase subunit alpha, with amino-acid sequence MDSDYGVLRELSGLQKQRSLYQPELPPCLQGTTVRVEFGDSTTPADPAGAHVISQAFPHTYGQPLAHFLRATANVPDAQIITEHPPIRVGVVFSGRQSPGGHNVIWGLHAAIKCHNPNSSLLGFLGGTDGLFAQKTLEITDEVLATYKNQGGYDLLGRTKDQIRTTEQVNAALATCQNLKLDGLVIIGGVTSNTDAAQLAETFADSKCSTKVVGVPVTLNGDLRNQFVETNVGFDTICKVNSQLISNVCTDALSAEKYYYFIRLMGRKASHVALECTLQSHPNLVILGEEVAASKLTLFDITKQICDAVQARAEQDKNHGVILIPEGLVETIPELYALLQEIHGLHGEGVSSDNISSRLSPWASALFEFLPPFIRKQLLLHPESDDSAQLSQIETEKLLAQLVETEINKRMKEGTYKGKKFNAICHFFGYQARGSLPSKFDCDYAYVLGHICYHILAAGLNGYMATVTNLKNPVNKWRCGAAPITSMMTVKRWSRGPSATSIGKPAVHPASIDLKGKPYELLRHNATKFLLDDIYRNPGPLQFEGPGADAKTFTLTADDQDYMGRIKLLQEYLEKVRSIVKPGCSQEILKAALSAMSSVTDVLTVMSSSNSFTGHLTL; translated from the exons GGAACAACTGTTAGAGTAGAGTTTGGTGATTCAACGACCCCTGCTGATCCAGCCGGTGCACATGTGATCAGTCAGGCTTTTCCACACACTTATGGCCAGCCTTTGGCTCATTTTTTGAGAGCAACAGCCAATGTTCCTGATGCACAAATCATAACAGAGCATCCTCCGATCAG GGTTGGTGTTGTGTTTAGTGGGAGGCAGTCTCCGGGAGGTCATAATGTCATTTGGGGTCTTCATGCAGCTATTAAGTGTCACAATCCCAACAGCAGTCTACTTGGCTTCCTTG GTGGCACTGATGGTTTATTTGCACAAAAAACTTTGGAAATCACAGATGAGGTTCTTGCcacatataaaaatcaag GTGGTTATGATTTGCTTGGCCGTACAAAGGATCAAATTAGAACAACTGAGCAAGTAAATGCTGCATTGGCAACATGCCAAAACTTGAAGTTGGATGGCCTTGTCATCATTGGAG GAGTTACATCAAATACAGATGCCGCTCAACTTGCTGAGACTTTTGCTGACTCGAAATGCTCGACAAAG GTGGTTGGCGTTCCTGTCACCTTGAATGGTGATCTTAGGAATCAGTTCGTTGAAACAAATGTTGGTTTTGATACAATTTGCAAg GTTAACTCGCAACTCATTAGTAATGTCTGCACTGATGCTCTATCTGCGGAAAAG TACTACTATTTTATTCGTCTGATGGGCCGCAAGGCATCTCATGTCGCTTTGGAGTGCACTCTCCAGTCACATCCAAATTTG GTTATTCTTGGTGAGGAGGTTGCTGCGTCAAAACTAACTCTCTTTGACATCACAAAACAAATCTGCGATGCAGTTCAAGCTAGGGCAGAACAAG ACAAGAACCATGGTGTTATCCTCATCCCTGAGGGCCTTGTTGAAACTATTCCTGAACTCTATGCTCTCCTCCAG GAAATCCATGGCCTACACGGTGAAGGTGTTTCTTCTGATAATATATCTTCTCGTCTTTCACCTTGGGCATCAGCATTATTTGAGTTCTTGCCACCATTTATCAGGAAGCAG TTGCTTCTTCATCCAGAATCCGACGACTCTGCTCAGCTATCCCAG ATTGAGACCGAGAAACTTCTAGCTCAGTTGGTAGAGACTGAAATCAACAAGCGGATG AAAGAAGGCACTTACAAAGGAAAGAAATTTAATGCCATCTGCCATTTCTTTGGATATCAAGCTCGAGGATCTCTACCATCAAAATTTGATTGTGATTATGCTTAT GTTCTTGGACATATCTGCTATCATATACTGGCAGCCGGTTTGAATGGTTACATGGCAACAGTGACAAACTTGAAAAATCCCGTTAACAAGTGGCGTTGTGGCGCTGCTCCGATCACA TCAATGATGACCGTGAAACGATGGTCTCGCGGTCCATCTGCAACATCTATTGGAAAACCTGCTGTTCATCCAGCAAGCATTGACTTAAAAGGAAAACCATATGA GTTGTTGAGACACAACGCTACGAAAtttttgttggatgatatttACAGAAACCCCGGTCCGCTTCAATTTGAAGGACCGGGCGCTGATGCTAAGACTTTCACTTTGACCGCCGATGACCAAGATTACATGGGCCGGATTAAATTGCTGCAGGAGTACCTCGAGAAG GTGAGAAGCATTGTGAAGCCAGGATGCTCTCAAGAGATTCTGAAAGCAGCATTGAGTGCTATGTCCTCCGTCACCGATGTCCTTACGGTGATGTCTTCTTCAAATTCGTTCACCGGCCACTTGACCCTTTGA